From the genome of Devriesea agamarum, one region includes:
- a CDS encoding S-ribosylhomocysteine lyase: protein MSDRTKTDHMNTDRMNVESFNLDHRAVRAPYIRIADRKTLPQGDVLTKFDVRFCQPNREHLEMDTVHSLEHLMAEYMREHTDRVVDVSPMGCQTGFYVLLAGDHSVDEAMDLVEKTLQDIADAPEVPAANEVQCGWGAHHTLDGAQAAARDFLARRDEWADVGV, encoded by the coding sequence ATGAGTGACCGTACAAAAACAGACCACATGAACACCGACCGCATGAATGTTGAAAGCTTCAACCTCGACCACCGGGCGGTGCGGGCGCCGTATATCCGCATCGCCGACCGCAAGACGCTGCCCCAAGGAGACGTGCTCACCAAGTTTGACGTGCGGTTTTGCCAGCCGAACCGTGAGCATCTGGAGATGGACACGGTGCACTCTCTGGAACATCTGATGGCCGAGTACATGCGTGAGCACACCGATCGGGTGGTCGATGTGTCGCCGATGGGGTGCCAGACGGGTTTTTACGTGTTGCTGGCAGGCGATCACAGTGTCGATGAGGCAATGGATTTAGTGGAAAAGACGTTGCAGGATATCGCTGATGCCCCGGAAGTCCCGGCCGCTAATGAGGTGCAGTGCGGCTGGGGCGCGCACCATACCCTTGACGGCGCTCAAGCTGCGGCGCGCGATTTTCTGGCACGCCGCGATGAATGGGCGGATGTCGGTGTTTAG